A genomic window from Candidatus Bathyarchaeota archaeon includes:
- a CDS encoding nucleotidyltransferase domain-containing protein: MKGNRTKMLRNRVAQEAALLLYTSQEKEYKQAKQRASATLGIRMLPSNLEVAKELDIIAEENEGPQRKELILRMRKEAKQIMEALADFNPLLVGSVWRGTARKNSDIDVHVFAHEHKEVLEQLQKHSYKIIRSERRSVTKEGSKTSSVHIQVVLESGDTAEIVVCSQENLGKTQRCETYGDMKTGLNLKQLTKVLENSPCQKFVPL; this comes from the coding sequence TTGAAGGGCAATCGCACAAAAATGCTGAGAAACAGAGTTGCCCAAGAAGCCGCTTTACTTTTGTATACGTCTCAAGAAAAAGAGTACAAGCAAGCAAAACAGCGAGCGTCTGCAACGTTGGGAATAAGAATGTTGCCCAGCAACTTAGAAGTCGCAAAGGAACTTGACATAATCGCGGAAGAAAACGAGGGACCTCAAAGAAAAGAACTGATTTTAAGAATGCGAAAAGAAGCAAAACAAATCATGGAAGCATTAGCTGATTTTAATCCATTACTCGTTGGAAGTGTATGGAGAGGCACAGCCCGAAAAAACAGCGACATTGATGTGCATGTTTTTGCTCACGAGCATAAAGAGGTTCTGGAACAGCTCCAGAAACACAGTTACAAAATAATAAGGTCTGAGCGACGTTCAGTAACTAAAGAAGGATCCAAAACCTCTTCGGTTCATATCCAAGTTGTTTTGGAGTCGGGAGATACTGCAGAAATTGTTGTTTGCAGTCAAGAAAATTTGGGAAAAACACAAAGGTGTGAAACATACGGAGACATGAAAACAGGGCTAAATTTGAAACAGCTTACTAAAGTTTTGGAAAATAGCCCCTGCCAAAAGTTTGTTCCCCTTTGA
- a CDS encoding DUF2095 family protein, with the protein MKLKKEKFEKMFPSLAEEMSKDSCKTKINSVRSDVPTAEKAVAQKFNGYNPDAIDFLRRCDTTQQAEEIICYMKKRQEISPDYAAKLLKQLKSKGVRSFGAKKGDDYYLREDGF; encoded by the coding sequence TTGAAGCTAAAAAAAGAAAAATTTGAGAAAATGTTCCCAAGTTTAGCAGAAGAAATGTCAAAGGACAGCTGTAAAACAAAGATAAATTCGGTTCGTTCTGATGTTCCTACTGCAGAGAAAGCTGTTGCACAAAAATTCAATGGATACAACCCAGATGCAATTGATTTTTTGCGGAGATGCGACACGACCCAACAAGCAGAAGAAATAATTTGCTATATGAAAAAAAGGCAAGAAATTAGTCCAGATTATGCTGCAAAACTTCTAAAACAACTCAAATCTAAAGGTGTAAGAAGTTTTGGAGCAAAAAAAGGGGATGACTATTACCTGCGAGAAGATGGCTTCTAA
- the albA gene encoding DNA-binding protein Alba codes for MSKDPNTIYVGTKPAMSYVLAVITHFNESNTKIVNLKARGKAITTAIDVVEIVRRKFMKDLKVEQIEIGTEELQREDGTRNVSTIEINLKR; via the coding sequence CTGTCAAAAGATCCAAATACAATCTATGTTGGAACAAAACCCGCAATGAGCTATGTTCTGGCTGTAATTACCCACTTCAACGAATCTAACACCAAAATTGTCAACTTGAAGGCTAGAGGTAAAGCAATAACCACCGCTATCGATGTTGTAGAAATTGTTCGACGAAAATTCATGAAAGACCTAAAAGTTGAACAAATTGAAATTGGAACCGAAGAACTACAACGCGAAGATGGAACAAGAAATGTTTCAACAATTGAAATAAACTTGAAACGCTGA